A single genomic interval of Blochmannia endosymbiont of Camponotus sp. C-003 harbors:
- the nagB gene encoding glucosamine-6-phosphate deaminase gives MRVVFLGTSDHVAQWVAHYVVNRINAFHPTFDNPFVLGLPTGRTPIKTYENIITMYRSNQVSFKYVVIFTMDEYLGLSCTDSNSYYTFIHTNFINYIDIPKKNVYVLNGNTNNIEDECKRYEEKIKLYGGMHLLIGGVGSDGHLAFNEPGSSLASRTRLKNLSKETRISNAKFFKNNIDSVPKFALTIGIATLMESREIIIIATGADKAIAVQAAIEGSVNHMWTISCLQLHPKSVLVCDESSTEELKIKTVKYFQELEINNQTIII, from the coding sequence ATGAGAGTTGTATTTTTAGGTACCTCTGATCACGTTGCTCAATGGGTTGCGCATTATGTTGTTAATCGTATTAATGCTTTTCATCCTACCTTCGACAATCCGTTTGTATTAGGTTTACCAACAGGAAGAACTCCAATAAAGACTTACGAGAATATTATAACAATGTATCGATCTAATCAAGTAAGTTTTAAATATGTAGTGATATTTACTATGGATGAATATCTTGGTTTATCTTGTACAGATTCAAACAGTTATTATACGTTTATACATACAAATTTTATTAATTATATTGATATCCCTAAAAAAAATGTATACGTTTTAAATGGAAATACTAACAATATTGAGGATGAATGCAAACGATATGAAGAAAAAATAAAATTATATGGAGGTATGCATTTGCTGATAGGAGGAGTTGGTAGTGATGGACATCTTGCTTTTAATGAGCCTGGTTCTTCTTTAGCGTCACGTACTAGACTTAAAAACTTGAGTAAAGAAACTCGTATATCAAATGCTAAGTTTTTCAAAAATAATATTGATTCTGTTCCTAAATTTGCATTAACTATTGGAATTGCTACATTAATGGAATCACGAGAAATAATAATAATAGCAACTGGAGCAGATAAAGCGATAGCAGTACAAGCGGCAATTGAAGGTAGCGTTAATCATATGTGGACTATCAGTTGTTTACAATTGCATCCTAAATCGGTATTAGTATGCGATGAATCATCAACCGAGGAATTAAAAATAAAAACAGTCAAGTATTTTCAAGAATTAGAAATAAATAATCAGACGATCATAATATAG
- the nagA gene encoding N-acetylglucosamine-6-phosphate deacetylase: MYALINSTIYTGKKILDNHALIVSDNFIKAICLKSELPKHMEVHDLSGFLLTPGFIDLQVNGCGGVQFNDHINAISMCTLKTMQITNQFSGCTSFLPTLITSNDVLMQRAVNVMRTFLSQNNNQALGLHLEGPFLNSTKKGIHNSTLIRVPTEEMINYLCENSDVIRKITLAPEQLLDMTCIKKLQKSGICIAIGHSNATYKQTRFSFSYGVSFGTHLFNAMPPLTAREPGVIGAIFDAPEIYCSVIADGLHVHWANIRYAKKIKGDHLILVTDATSPAGLNKGKSCFLFSNKTIYHSNNRCVDSKGVLSGSTLTMIQAIKNSVEYAGIPLDEAVRMATLYPAKVIGMDHCLGSLEINKIANLTVFNTDYQIKKTIVNGKIVNTSLL, translated from the coding sequence ATGTATGCTTTAATTAATAGTACAATATACACTGGTAAAAAAATTCTTGACAATCATGCGCTTATTGTTTCTGATAATTTTATTAAAGCTATTTGTTTGAAGAGCGAGTTACCTAAACACATGGAGGTACATGATTTATCAGGGTTTTTGTTGACACCTGGATTTATAGATTTACAAGTTAATGGGTGTGGCGGTGTGCAATTCAATGATCATATCAATGCAATATCAATGTGTACACTCAAAACAATGCAAATAACTAACCAATTTTCGGGTTGTACTAGTTTTCTTCCAACGTTAATTACTAGTAATGATGTTTTGATGCAACGAGCTGTTAATGTCATGCGTACTTTTTTATCTCAAAACAACAACCAGGCTTTAGGATTACATTTGGAAGGTCCATTTTTGAACTCTACAAAAAAAGGGATACATAACTCAACATTGATTCGTGTGCCAACAGAAGAGATGATAAATTATTTGTGTGAGAATAGTGATGTTATCAGAAAGATAACTCTTGCTCCTGAACAATTATTGGACATGACATGTATTAAAAAGTTACAAAAATCAGGTATTTGTATTGCAATTGGACATTCTAATGCTACCTATAAACAAACCCGATTTAGTTTTTCATATGGTGTTAGTTTTGGGACTCATTTGTTTAATGCTATGCCTCCGTTAACTGCTCGTGAACCTGGTGTTATCGGAGCTATTTTTGATGCACCAGAAATATATTGCAGTGTTATAGCAGATGGTTTGCATGTTCATTGGGCTAACATTAGATATGCTAAAAAAATTAAAGGAGATCATTTAATTTTAGTAACTGATGCTACTAGTCCTGCGGGATTGAATAAGGGGAAATCTTGTTTTCTTTTTTCTAACAAAACTATATATCATAGTAATAATAGATGTGTGGATAGTAAAGGCGTACTCAGTGGATCAACTTTAACAATGATTCAAGCAATTAAAAATAGCGTTGAATACGCTGGAATACCATTAGATGAAGCTGTGCGTATGGCTACTTTATATCCAGCTAAAGTTATTGGAATGGATCATTGTTTAGGTAGCTTAGAAATAAATAAGATTGCTAATTTAACTGTTTTTAATACAGACTATCAAATAAAAAAAACTATTGTTAATGGGAAAATAGTGAATACATCATTGTTATAA
- a CDS encoding FAD-dependent monooxygenase, translating into MNKLFCDVLIFGAGIIGASLALRLSKYGIKVIIVDHKHPVPIKKNPNIRVAAINHASIKFLQQINVWKKIPSNFCTPYHCLEAWECPSSKVIFHSMSVGISTMGCIVENNRLQSALWRSFMNFKTITLYCPSILLSTHYDGFCWKSILDNGIIVVSRLLIGADGIYSQIRKILGIGVIGWKYRQLCMLLSIKTDKHKKGTIWQIFTPYGPIGFLPLYNHWGSLMWYNTPERIHKLQQLPISILEKEIENNFRKQLGRIRLHNMTVVPLIRQCAHNYITPGGALVGDAAHSLHPLAGQAINLGLRDVMSLSQLLIDSRVFDEYSSIAEVLTSYQNSRKYDSFLMQSFIDWLYIIFHNNYLPLKIARNLAFMTIERSLYLKKQILKYAVGI; encoded by the coding sequence ATGAATAAACTATTCTGTGATGTCTTGATATTCGGAGCTGGTATCATAGGTGCATCATTAGCATTGCGTCTTTCTAAATACGGTATCAAAGTAATTATAGTAGATCATAAACATCCTGTTCCAATAAAAAAAAACCCGAATATTCGAGTTGCTGCCATTAATCACGCTTCAATAAAATTCTTGCAACAAATTAATGTATGGAAAAAAATTCCTTCTAATTTTTGTACACCATACCACTGCCTAGAAGCGTGGGAATGCCCATCATCAAAAGTAATTTTTCATTCCATGTCTGTAGGAATATCTACAATGGGATGTATCGTTGAAAATAACCGTTTACAATCAGCACTTTGGAGAAGCTTCATGAACTTCAAAACAATAACATTGTATTGCCCATCCATATTATTATCTACACATTATGACGGGTTTTGTTGGAAATCTATTCTTGATAATGGTATTATAGTTGTGAGTCGTTTATTAATAGGAGCTGACGGAATTTATTCTCAAATTCGAAAAATATTAGGAATTGGAGTAATTGGTTGGAAATATCGTCAACTTTGTATGTTACTCAGCATTAAAACAGACAAACACAAAAAGGGAACAATTTGGCAAATATTTACTCCTTATGGTCCTATAGGGTTCTTACCTTTATATAATCATTGGGGATCATTAATGTGGTACAACACTCCCGAGCGTATTCATAAATTACAACAATTGCCTATATCAATATTAGAAAAAGAAATCGAAAATAATTTTCGAAAACAACTAGGTCGCATTAGGTTACACAACATGACTGTAGTTCCATTGATTCGTCAGTGTGCACACAACTACATAACTCCAGGAGGAGCATTAGTTGGAGATGCTGCGCATTCTTTACACCCTTTAGCAGGACAAGCAATAAATTTAGGACTTCGTGATGTCATGAGTTTATCACAATTATTAATTGATTCACGTGTGTTTGACGAATATTCAAGTATTGCAGAAGTATTAACATCCTATCAAAATAGTCGTAAATACGATTCTTTCCTCATGCAATCATTCATAGATTGGTTATATATTATTTTTCATAATAATTATTTACCACTAAAAATAGCCAGAAATCTTGCATTTATGACAATTGAACGTTCTTTATATCTAAAAAAACAAATATTGAAATATGCTGTAGGCATATAG
- a CDS encoding PhoH family protein has protein sequence MNLKTKEIRLQPANNKRLISLCGPFDDNLKQLEHQLNITINRRDNFFRLIGTSVSVDTATNVLVSLYSDTETKCGMIHDIDPKQVYLTIKQIQVLQTQYKYTKSISNNRIHIATKYGIIKPRTKNQTQYIYNIFNHDITFGIGPAGTGKTYLAIAAAVDLLERKINKHIILTRPAIEAGEKLGFLPGDLNQKSDPYVRPLYDALFNILGHERVEQLIQKNIIEVAPLAYMRGRTLNDSVIILDESQNTTITQMKMFLTRIGFHSTVIITGDITQIDLPPNQSSGLTHAIKVLTMIKDISFNFFTKDDSVRHAIVSRIIDAYEAWDNKKNFEYIST, from the coding sequence TTGAATTTAAAAACTAAAGAAATCAGGTTACAACCAGCAAATAATAAACGTTTGATAAGTCTATGTGGGCCTTTTGATGATAATTTGAAGCAATTAGAACATCAATTAAATATTACTATCAATCGGCGTGATAATTTTTTTAGATTAATAGGAACATCAGTATCAGTTGATACTGCTACTAATGTTTTGGTGTCTTTATATTCGGATACAGAAACCAAATGCGGTATGATTCATGACATAGATCCGAAGCAAGTATATTTGACTATTAAACAAATCCAGGTATTACAAACTCAATATAAATACACTAAATCAATTAGTAATAATCGGATACACATCGCAACAAAATATGGAATCATAAAGCCTCGTACAAAAAACCAAACACAATATATTTATAATATTTTTAATCATGATATCACTTTTGGAATAGGACCTGCAGGAACGGGGAAAACATATTTGGCTATTGCTGCTGCAGTAGATTTATTAGAACGTAAAATAAATAAACATATTATTTTAACTCGCCCTGCTATTGAAGCTGGAGAGAAATTAGGTTTTTTGCCGGGTGATCTTAATCAAAAATCTGATCCTTATGTACGCCCATTATATGATGCTTTATTTAATATACTTGGACATGAAAGAGTAGAGCAATTGATACAAAAAAATATAATAGAAGTAGCTCCATTAGCTTATATGCGTGGACGTACATTAAACGATTCTGTCATTATTCTTGATGAAAGTCAGAATACGACTATTACTCAAATGAAGATGTTTTTAACCCGTATTGGATTTCATTCTACAGTAATTATTACAGGAGATATTACCCAAATTGATTTACCCCCTAATCAGTCATCAGGTCTAACACATGCCATTAAAGTTTTGACCATGATTAAAGATATTAGTTTTAATTTTTTTACTAAAGACGATTCGGTACGTCATGCAATAGTAAGTCGCATAATAGATGCCTACGAAGCATGGGATAACAAGAAGAATTTTGAATATATATCAACATAA
- the ybeY gene encoding rRNA maturation RNase YbeY encodes MENNKVIIDLQLACKNLHRLPDRKMLQSWASVIFSVHKKKIELTVRIVDIKEMRYLNWYYLKKNYPTNVLSFPFTPPLGIESSLIGDIVLCRQVIEYESKKRNIPDDRSHWAHMIIHGSLHLLGYDHIVDEEAILMQRLEKSILQQCGYRTCCYVAHR; translated from the coding sequence ATGGAAAATAATAAAGTGATTATCGATTTGCAGTTGGCATGTAAAAATTTACATAGATTACCTGATAGGAAAATGTTGCAATCGTGGGCATCTGTTATATTTTCTGTACATAAAAAGAAAATAGAATTAACTGTACGTATAGTGGATATAAAAGAGATGCGTTATTTAAATTGGTATTATTTAAAAAAAAATTATCCCACTAATGTTTTATCCTTTCCTTTTACGCCGCCGTTGGGAATTGAGTCATCACTAATTGGAGATATAGTACTTTGCCGCCAAGTTATAGAATATGAATCTAAAAAAAGAAATATACCTGATGATAGATCACATTGGGCGCATATGATAATTCATGGATCATTACATTTATTAGGGTATGATCATATTGTTGATGAAGAAGCTATATTAATGCAACGATTAGAAAAAAGTATACTTCAACAATGTGGATATCGAACGTGTTGTTATGTCGCGCATAGATAA
- the corC gene encoding CNNM family magnesium/cobalt transport protein CorC (CorC(YbeX) belongs to the Cyclin M Mg2+ Exporter (CNNM) family, and was characterized as belonging to a set of three proteins, at least one of which must be present for CorA to function.): MNNSNLEENVNSIRKKSFFTFILHHLFHSSPKNRNDLLNLIRDFEQNSLINSDTRDMLEGVMDIVDQKVRDVMVPRAQIIFLKNTQSWDEQLNIIIESAHSRFPVLYGNQDKIKGVLIAKDLLPFILKKSQSCSIDKIVRPAMVVPEHKGVDRMLQEFRLQRCHMAIVIDEFGGMSGLITIEDILELIVGEIEDEYDNKDSFNICQVNQHTFIINALTPVTDFNKMFNTCFHNEEIDTIGGFIMQSFGHLPSNGESINILGYKFKVTLTDSHRIVQLLVQIPKNSSYIPKEDNL, encoded by the coding sequence ATGAATAATAGTAATTTAGAGGAGAACGTTAATTCTATTCGTAAAAAAAGTTTTTTCACTTTTATATTACATCATCTCTTTCATAGTAGCCCTAAAAATCGCAATGATTTATTAAACTTAATACGTGATTTTGAACAAAATTCTTTGATAAATTCAGATACTCGAGATATGTTAGAAGGAGTTATGGATATTGTTGATCAAAAAGTTAGAGATGTTATGGTGCCTAGGGCGCAAATTATTTTTTTAAAAAATACTCAGTCTTGGGATGAACAACTCAATATTATCATAGAATCTGCTCACTCTAGATTCCCAGTTTTATATGGTAATCAGGATAAAATTAAAGGTGTGTTGATTGCTAAAGATTTATTACCATTTATATTAAAAAAATCACAATCATGTAGTATTGATAAAATTGTACGTCCAGCGATGGTAGTGCCAGAGCATAAAGGAGTAGATAGGATGTTACAAGAATTTCGTTTACAACGTTGTCATATGGCTATTGTAATAGATGAATTTGGAGGAATGTCTGGGTTAATTACTATCGAAGATATATTAGAATTAATTGTTGGTGAGATTGAAGATGAATACGATAACAAAGATAGTTTTAATATTTGCCAAGTAAATCAACATACTTTTATTATTAACGCATTAACCCCTGTTACAGATTTTAATAAGATGTTTAACACCTGTTTTCATAATGAAGAAATAGATACTATTGGGGGGTTTATCATGCAATCTTTTGGGCATTTACCTTCAAATGGAGAATCTATTAATATTTTAGGTTATAAGTTTAAAGTTACTCTCACAGATAGTCATCGTATTGTGCAATTGCTTGTACAAATCCCCAAAAACTCATCATATATACCTAAAGAAGATAATTTGTAG
- the lnt gene encoding apolipoprotein N-acyltransferase — protein MIVVVTTYYKYKQYLWSFIVLLFGAFGILGFSPYNFWPASIISLTVLLKIILDSTWRRAAWYTFFWGVGFFGSGLKWIYISIDQFSNMYSCINILLIILLVLYLILFPILFSVLLSLMQSYATIWHTVSAAPVIWSIVEYIRGYVFTGFPWLQFGYTQIDGPLKGIAPIFGVEGITFILILISGLLAVSIKRAQLSSTIVSLAILLLSWPLTRIQWYHLQPQRAVHVSLIQGNIDQRIKWNSNYVEKILKTYIGHTLPLLGKTKIIIWPESAIPGNEIEHNIVLTLLDHKLRQSQTNLITGIIGIRYSKNYYHYYNSVIVLGESESYKYPNCNRYDKHHLVLCSERFPFQRFFKPLLNFFNIPVPFMQKGCYFQPPLSVSCIKMTTVICYEIIFGKQIRDNFKSDTDFLLTVANNAWFGNSIGPWQYFQMARMRALELGRPLLCSTNNGITAIVNADGSLQAQLPQFISGVLSDQVIPTTGWTPYAKFGSWFFLGIVIYIFLIFKKYY, from the coding sequence ATGATTGTTGTTGTTACTACATATTATAAATATAAACAATATCTTTGGTCTTTCATTGTGTTGTTATTCGGAGCATTTGGTATTTTGGGTTTTTCTCCATATAATTTTTGGCCAGCTAGTATCATTTCTTTAACTGTTTTATTAAAAATAATTTTAGATTCTACGTGGAGACGAGCTGCATGGTATACTTTTTTTTGGGGTGTTGGATTCTTTGGTAGCGGATTAAAATGGATCTATATCAGTATAGACCAGTTTAGTAATATGTATAGTTGTATCAATATTTTATTAATTATTTTGTTGGTGTTATATCTGATATTATTTCCTATATTATTTTCTGTTTTATTGTCGTTGATGCAATCATACGCAACGATATGGCATACGGTAAGTGCTGCTCCTGTGATATGGTCAATTGTTGAATATATTAGGGGATATGTGTTTACCGGATTTCCATGGTTGCAATTTGGATATACTCAAATTGATGGACCTCTCAAAGGTATTGCCCCTATTTTTGGTGTGGAAGGTATTACATTTATTCTTATTTTAATCAGTGGATTATTAGCTGTTTCTATCAAAAGAGCGCAATTATCATCGACTATCGTATCTTTGGCAATATTATTATTGTCATGGCCCTTAACACGAATACAATGGTATCATTTACAACCACAACGTGCTGTTCATGTTTCTTTGATACAAGGCAATATTGATCAACGTATAAAATGGAATTCGAATTATGTAGAAAAAATACTGAAGACATATATAGGCCATACCTTACCTTTACTTGGAAAAACGAAAATAATTATTTGGCCAGAATCAGCTATTCCAGGAAATGAAATTGAGCATAATATAGTTTTGACATTATTAGATCATAAACTTAGACAATCCCAAACGAATTTAATTACTGGGATTATTGGAATACGTTATTCCAAAAACTATTATCATTATTATAATAGCGTTATAGTATTAGGAGAATCTGAATCCTACAAATACCCAAATTGTAATCGGTATGATAAACATCATTTAGTATTATGTTCCGAGAGATTTCCATTTCAAAGGTTTTTTAAACCACTGCTAAATTTTTTTAATATACCTGTACCTTTCATGCAAAAAGGTTGTTATTTTCAACCCCCATTGAGTGTGTCGTGTATAAAGATGACTACTGTTATTTGTTATGAAATAATTTTTGGTAAACAAATACGTGATAATTTTAAATCTGATACTGATTTTTTATTGACTGTTGCAAATAACGCATGGTTTGGTAATTCTATTGGACCATGGCAATATTTCCAAATGGCTCGTATGCGTGCTTTAGAGTTGGGAAGGCCTTTATTATGTAGCACAAATAATGGAATTACTGCGATTGTCAATGCAGATGGCTCTCTGCAAGCACAACTTCCTCAGTTTATTTCCGGTGTGCTTAGCGATCAGGTTATTCCCACCACAGGTTGGACACCATATGCAAAATTTGGATCTTGGTTTTTTTTGGGAATTGTTATATATATTTTTTTAATTTTTAAAAAATATTATTAA
- the leuS gene encoding leucine--tRNA ligase — protein sequence MRKSYSPSDIESVVQKHWYKNKTFSVIEDSNKEKYYCLSMIPYPSGNLHMGHVRNYTIGDVISRYQRMLGKNVLQPIGWDAFGLPAEHAAIINNTDPSNWTYSNISYMKSQLQSLGFAYDWGRELITCHPEYYRWEQWFFTVLYKKGLAYKKTASVNWCSYHKTVLANEQVINNCCWRCHTRIKYKRISQWFIRITSYAEQLLHGLDQLIHWPEQVKVMQRNWIGRSEGVNVTFKIENSKDILIIYLTRLDIFMGITYLVISIDHPITLEAAKIDLNVADFIQKNNDCAKLNTKHIFYCEKKGVPTNVYAIHPITNSKLPIWVTNFVIPVEHDGVGAAISVPAHNQQDWEFARKYNLPIKPVIKNLSAIEPRVIIQTQAMICDGILFDSGEFDGLSSCIASNVIAKWLIERGVAQHAVNYRLKDWSVSRQRYWGVPIPMVTLSSGVVKPVLFHRLPVILPKSISTIQNNNDDEYRYINNSLKMYSNWIQTTYKGQPAIRDTDTFDTFMESSWYYARYTCPHDNEAMLNTHAANYWLPVDQYIGGIEHAVMHLLYFRFYHKLMRDEGLVYSDEPAIRLLCQGMVLADSFYYLSPDGRHIWVDPTNVKIKRDGTGHVIKATDKHGRDLIYDGMCKMSKSKNNGIDPSIIIKKYGADAVRFFIMFAAPIEAKLEWQESGIEGARRFLRRVWNLVYCHIQYGPVDTLRVVMLNHVQKFIRYNVHKTIEKVTDDIDRRQAFNTALSAIMKLVNTLHNVSQATMQDRAVLQEALLVIVRLLYPFTPHISFVLWKALGGSEDIDNATWPIVDTEAIQNKSTLILVQINGKMRHKIFVPLNSDKNVVYQLLEMEGILNKYLIGKKINNIIYIPNRVINIIAK from the coding sequence ATGCGTAAATCGTATTCTCCAAGCGATATTGAAAGTGTTGTGCAAAAACATTGGTATAAAAATAAGACTTTTTCAGTAATAGAAGACAGTAATAAAGAAAAATATTATTGCTTATCTATGATTCCTTATCCATCGGGAAACTTACATATGGGACATGTACGTAATTACACAATTGGCGATGTAATCTCTCGATATCAACGGATGCTTGGAAAAAATGTATTACAACCTATAGGTTGGGATGCTTTTGGATTGCCTGCAGAACATGCTGCAATTATAAATAATACAGATCCATCGAATTGGACATATTCTAATATTAGTTATATGAAAAGTCAGTTGCAATCATTAGGTTTTGCGTATGATTGGGGTAGAGAACTTATAACTTGTCATCCAGAATATTATCGATGGGAGCAGTGGTTTTTTACTGTATTATATAAAAAAGGTCTAGCATATAAAAAAACTGCATCAGTAAACTGGTGTTCATATCATAAAACGGTTTTGGCTAATGAGCAAGTTATTAATAATTGCTGTTGGCGTTGTCATACTCGTATAAAATATAAAAGAATTTCGCAATGGTTTATAAGAATTACTAGTTATGCGGAGCAATTGTTACATGGATTAGATCAATTAATACATTGGCCTGAACAAGTAAAAGTTATGCAACGAAATTGGATTGGACGTTCAGAGGGTGTAAATGTCACTTTTAAAATTGAAAATTCTAAAGATATATTGATAATATATTTGACCCGATTAGATATTTTTATGGGCATTACTTATTTGGTTATATCTATAGATCATCCAATAACATTAGAGGCTGCAAAAATTGATTTAAATGTAGCGGATTTTATTCAAAAAAATAATGATTGTGCTAAATTAAACACAAAACATATTTTTTATTGTGAAAAAAAAGGAGTGCCTACTAATGTTTACGCGATACATCCTATTACTAATAGTAAATTGCCAATTTGGGTTACTAATTTTGTAATACCTGTGGAACATGATGGAGTAGGAGCAGCTATATCGGTTCCAGCTCATAATCAACAAGATTGGGAATTTGCTCGTAAATATAATTTACCAATAAAACCTGTTATAAAAAATCTAAGTGCAATTGAACCAAGAGTTATAATTCAAACGCAAGCAATGATTTGTGATGGGATATTATTTGATTCTGGTGAATTTGATGGATTAAGTTCCTGTATTGCGTCTAACGTGATTGCCAAATGGTTAATTGAGCGTGGTGTAGCTCAGCATGCCGTTAATTATCGCTTAAAAGATTGGAGTGTTTCGCGTCAACGTTATTGGGGGGTTCCGATCCCTATGGTAACATTATCGAGTGGGGTTGTGAAACCAGTATTGTTTCATAGATTACCAGTAATTCTTCCAAAAAGTATATCAACTATACAAAACAATAACGATGATGAATATAGATATATTAATAATTCTTTAAAAATGTATTCTAACTGGATTCAAACTACTTATAAGGGGCAACCAGCTATTCGGGATACTGATACTTTTGATACTTTTATGGAATCGTCTTGGTATTACGCTCGTTATACTTGTCCTCATGATAATGAAGCGATGTTAAATACGCATGCTGCTAATTATTGGTTACCAGTTGATCAATATATAGGTGGAATTGAGCATGCTGTTATGCATTTGTTGTATTTTCGATTTTATCACAAATTAATGCGTGATGAAGGATTAGTATATTCTGATGAACCTGCAATACGTTTATTGTGTCAGGGCATGGTATTAGCAGATTCTTTTTATTATTTGTCCCCTGATGGTCGGCATATATGGGTAGACCCAACTAATGTTAAAATAAAACGTGACGGAACAGGACACGTTATAAAGGCTACTGATAAACACGGACGTGATTTGATTTATGATGGAATGTGCAAAATGTCGAAATCAAAAAATAATGGTATTGATCCAAGTATAATTATTAAAAAATATGGAGCAGATGCAGTGCGTTTTTTTATAATGTTTGCCGCTCCAATTGAAGCAAAGTTGGAATGGCAAGAATCTGGAATAGAAGGTGCACGGCGTTTTCTTAGACGTGTTTGGAACTTAGTATATTGTCACATTCAATATGGACCTGTAGATACATTGCGTGTTGTAATGCTGAATCATGTACAAAAATTTATTCGATATAATGTGCATAAAACTATAGAAAAAGTAACTGACGATATTGATCGTAGACAAGCATTTAACACCGCTTTATCGGCTATTATGAAATTAGTAAATACATTACACAATGTTTCTCAAGCAACTATGCAGGATAGAGCGGTGTTACAAGAGGCGTTATTAGTAATAGTGAGATTGTTATATCCATTTACCCCACATATTAGTTTTGTTTTATGGAAAGCTTTAGGAGGTTCTGAAGATATTGATAATGCAACATGGCCTATTGTAGATACAGAAGCGATACAAAATAAAAGCACTCTTATTCTCGTTCAAATTAATGGAAAGATGCGACATAAGATTTTTGTACCGTTGAATAGCGATAAGAATGTAGTTTATCAATTGTTAGAAATGGAGGGAATTTTAAACAAATATCTTATTGGAAAAAAAATAAACAATATAATTTACATTCCAAATAGAGTGATCAACATTATTGCAAAATAG
- the lptE gene encoding LPS assembly lipoprotein LptE, translating to MSGVVYIKKIICLIIASVVAVIIFTSCNYRLYTDSTGEKLQKNVIRSIILCSYDPFGPITRAIITELNTNRIDVFGDLNDLNDNVCIQEAQIPRLNIINASEKRITTSVFQNGKEAEYRLTLHIETNLFIPNSNYYPINVNAYRSLIRNPEKVLFNDMQEHDMRKEIYRDAAQQLIYQLFLRFEDFYN from the coding sequence ATGTCAGGTGTTGTTTATATAAAAAAAATTATCTGTTTAATAATTGCAAGTGTTGTAGCTGTAATTATATTCACAAGTTGTAATTATCGGTTGTATACAGATAGTACTGGAGAAAAATTACAAAAAAATGTTATAAGATCTATAATATTGTGCAGTTACGATCCATTTGGTCCGATAACTCGGGCTATAATAACTGAGTTGAATACAAATCGTATTGATGTTTTTGGTGATTTAAATGATTTAAATGATAACGTGTGTATACAAGAGGCACAAATTCCTCGTTTAAACATTATCAATGCTTCAGAAAAACGCATAACCACTTCTGTATTTCAGAACGGAAAAGAAGCTGAGTATCGTTTAACATTGCATATAGAAACTAATTTGTTCATTCCAAACAGTAATTATTATCCTATCAATGTTAATGCATATCGTTCATTGATAAGAAATCCTGAAAAAGTTTTGTTTAATGACATGCAAGAACATGATATGCGTAAAGAAATATATCGAGATGCGGCTCAACAGTTAATATATCAATTATTTTTACGATTTGAAGATTTTTATAATTAG